The following coding sequences lie in one Allorhizobium pseudoryzae genomic window:
- a CDS encoding glycosyltransferase family 39 protein yields the protein MSVKAGKIFRAYSGVLAESPRTLIITFAVYFLLQTLIRLFLPTALRVDEAQQVLFQQWLALGYDAQPPLYNWYQQIFFALFGPGLLAIGAAKNLVLFLIFFFYVKTAELVLTDRRLVAVAAVLLFVIPQVFWQAQRDLTHTTMLMLSMTMLLYVTARLFRQPSTPGYLALGVCIGMALLSKYNSLIILPAILAAAASHPEGRARILDRRLLLSLAIALILCVPHALWLFDNLALASEITLKRMAENAPDGRLSQVAFGFATFVGGALVIACVPVLLTGLSLVGLRSRIDTGVNRNWYRFFRTYFAAIALVMLLVISTLTLTEIRDRWLLPLFLPLPLFIALWLEQKHVSLARFVPRLVPVGLVTMLVIPVALIASQPVMAMLGLRTSSNYDWQGFAEKLRVEEKLAPSLIVTGDWRTGGNLRFLFRDTPVVTTTYDDFAPQIGLLPDRPILLVQITGRDKFPEMLEWLETNYGLRVKLPGIRWVDMPMSFPTEGKTLRFNYAVVRPSDLVATPGS from the coding sequence ATGAGCGTCAAAGCCGGCAAGATCTTCCGGGCCTATTCCGGCGTGCTTGCAGAAAGCCCGCGCACCCTCATCATCACCTTTGCCGTCTATTTTCTCCTGCAGACGCTGATCCGGCTCTTCCTTCCGACGGCGCTCCGAGTGGACGAGGCGCAGCAGGTGCTGTTTCAGCAATGGCTTGCGCTGGGATATGACGCACAGCCTCCGCTCTACAACTGGTACCAGCAGATCTTTTTTGCGCTCTTCGGCCCAGGTCTCCTCGCCATCGGGGCTGCGAAGAATCTCGTCCTGTTCCTGATCTTCTTTTTCTACGTCAAGACGGCGGAACTGGTCCTCACCGACCGGCGGCTGGTCGCTGTCGCTGCCGTTCTGCTGTTCGTCATTCCCCAGGTCTTCTGGCAGGCGCAGCGCGACCTCACCCATACCACGATGCTGATGCTCAGCATGACAATGCTCCTTTATGTCACCGCGCGCCTGTTTCGCCAGCCGAGCACGCCGGGCTACCTGGCCTTGGGCGTGTGTATCGGCATGGCGCTTCTGTCGAAATACAACAGCCTGATCATTCTGCCGGCCATTCTGGCGGCGGCCGCTTCGCATCCAGAGGGTCGCGCCCGCATCCTGGACCGCCGCCTGCTTCTGTCGCTCGCCATCGCGCTCATCCTGTGCGTGCCGCACGCCCTGTGGCTGTTCGACAACCTCGCGCTCGCCTCGGAGATCACGCTCAAACGGATGGCGGAAAATGCGCCGGACGGGCGGTTGTCACAGGTCGCGTTCGGTTTTGCCACCTTTGTCGGCGGTGCCCTGGTGATCGCCTGCGTGCCGGTGCTGTTGACCGGACTGTCTCTGGTGGGGCTGAGATCACGCATCGACACAGGCGTGAACCGGAACTGGTACCGCTTCTTCCGCACCTATTTCGCCGCGATCGCACTGGTGATGCTGCTGGTCATCTCGACCCTGACGCTGACGGAAATACGCGATCGCTGGTTGCTGCCGCTCTTCCTGCCCCTGCCCCTGTTCATCGCCCTGTGGCTGGAGCAGAAACATGTCAGCCTTGCCCGTTTCGTCCCGCGTCTGGTTCCGGTCGGACTGGTCACCATGCTGGTCATTCCGGTTGCCCTCATCGCCTCGCAGCCGGTGATGGCAATGCTCGGCCTGCGGACTAGTTCCAACTACGACTGGCAGGGCTTTGCCGAAAAGCTGCGTGTCGAGGAAAAGCTCGCGCCATCGCTCATCGTGACCGGGGACTGGCGCACCGGCGGCAATCTGCGCTTCCTGTTCCGCGACACGCCTGTTGTCACCACGACTTATGACGATTTCGCGCCGCAGATCGGCCTTCTGCCGGACCGTCCGATCCTTCTCGTGCAAATCACCGGCCGGGACAAGTTCCCGGAAATGCTGGAATGGCTGGAGACGAATTACGGGCTTCGGGTAAAGTTGCCCGGGATCCGATGGGTCGATATGCCCATGTCGTTCCCGACCGAAGGGAAAACCCTGCGCTTCAATTATGCCGTTGTGCGGCCGTCCGATCTTGTGGCCACACCAGGCTCCTGA
- a CDS encoding HlyD family secretion protein codes for MNNRMRSLATVAVFALLAGGGYYAWTTYGAAGLPEGIASGNGRIEATEVDVSTKTAGRIREIMAGEGDFVKPGAVLARMDTVQLEAQHAQAEATLRQAIIGIDTAKSLVVQRQAEREAAAATVAQREAELDGASRKLARTEQLATSNVTSQQVLDEDRAAAKAATATVAAAKAQLAASEAAISAAKAQVVDAEASVEAARAAVASVVADINDSTLTAARPGRVQYRVAEPGEVLSAGGRVLNLVDLSDVYMTFFLPTAEAGRVAIGSEVRLVLDAAPQFSIPARVAFVADVAQFTPKTVETDEERQKLMFRVKAKIPQALLEKYIQQVKTGLPGRAYVKLDPQAVWPADLADVVQ; via the coding sequence ATGAACAATCGGATGAGAAGCCTGGCAACCGTGGCGGTGTTCGCCCTTCTGGCTGGCGGCGGCTACTATGCCTGGACAACCTATGGCGCCGCCGGGCTGCCGGAAGGCATTGCCTCCGGCAACGGCCGCATCGAGGCGACCGAAGTGGACGTTTCCACCAAGACGGCCGGTCGCATCCGGGAGATCATGGCCGGCGAGGGCGATTTCGTCAAACCCGGGGCGGTTCTTGCCCGGATGGACACAGTGCAACTGGAAGCCCAGCATGCCCAAGCGGAAGCGACGTTGCGCCAGGCGATCATCGGCATCGACACGGCGAAAAGCCTGGTGGTGCAGCGGCAGGCGGAACGGGAGGCCGCCGCGGCGACCGTCGCGCAGCGCGAAGCCGAACTGGACGGCGCCAGCCGAAAGCTCGCCCGCACCGAACAACTGGCAACCTCGAATGTGACGAGCCAGCAGGTGCTGGATGAAGACCGGGCGGCTGCGAAGGCGGCGACGGCAACGGTTGCGGCGGCGAAGGCCCAGCTGGCCGCTTCCGAGGCCGCCATCAGTGCGGCCAAGGCGCAGGTGGTCGATGCGGAGGCCTCTGTCGAGGCGGCGCGCGCGGCGGTCGCCAGTGTCGTCGCCGATATCAATGACAGCACGCTGACCGCTGCCCGGCCGGGCCGCGTGCAATACCGCGTGGCGGAACCGGGCGAGGTGCTTTCGGCAGGCGGTCGGGTGCTCAACCTCGTGGATCTGAGCGACGTCTACATGACGTTCTTTCTGCCGACCGCCGAGGCCGGGCGGGTGGCGATCGGCAGCGAGGTGAGGCTCGTGCTGGATGCCGCCCCGCAATTCTCCATTCCGGCCCGTGTTGCGTTCGTCGCGGATGTGGCGCAGTTCACGCCAAAGACGGTTGAAACCGACGAGGAGCGTCAGAAGCTGATGTTCCGCGTCAAGGCGAAGATCCCGCAGGCGCTTCTTGAAAAGTATATCCAGCAGGTCAAGACGGGTTTGCCCGGAAGGGCCTATGTGAAACTTGACCCGCAGGCCGTCTGGCCGGCCGATCTGGCGGATGTGGTTCAATGA
- the rbbA gene encoding ribosome-associated ATPase/putative transporter RbbA, translating into MKTPALERHGEAAEPLAPVVTLAFVSLRYGKREALRDINLDVPAGCMVGLIGPDGVGKSSLLSLIAGVHKMQRGKVEVLGGDIASRRHRDNICPRIAYMPQGLGKNLYPTLSVTENVDFFARLFGQDRNERQRRIDDLLRRTGLSPFPDRPAGKLSGGMKQKLGLCCALVHDPDLLILDEPTTGVDPLSRRQFWELIDHIRSDRPWMSVIVATAYMEEAERFDWLVAMDGGRVLATGSPAELLARTHTKTLDAAFVELLPEEKRQGHQTLVIPPRALSTGPDDIAIEADNLTMRFGDFTAVDTVSFRIRKGEIFGFLGSNGCGKTTTMKMLTGLLPATEGTARLFGKPVDPKDMEVRRRVGYMSQAFSLYSELTVRQNLDLHARLFRMEPARIGARIEEMLARFDLSEVVDSLPDALPLGIRQRLSLAVAMIHGPDILILDEPTSGVDPVARDGFWQILADLSRKDNVTIFVSTHFMNEAELCDRISLMHAGKVLVSDTPKAIVDQRQAATLEEAFIGHLEDAIGDRPTAPDATEKVIAEEQSVPPPATPTRRPPVFDVRRMLAYSQREALELKRDPIRATLAIIGSVILMFVIGYGINLDVDNLTYAVLDRDDTTVSRDYALQIAGSRYFIEKPPIRDYEDLDQRMRSGELSLAIEIPPGFGRDIARGTGPVEIAAWIDGAMPARAETVQGYVQGIHAAWLAQKARELYGDAATRGKFTLEIRYRYNPGIESLIAMVPAVIPLLLMLIPAMLTALSVVREKELGSILNFYATPVSRLEFLLGKQFPYVVLAFLNYLMLVAFAVFIFRVPLTGSFLTLSAAALLYVLASTTIGLLISSFIKSQIAAIFATALITLIPAVQYSGMIDPVSSLQGAGAIIGRIYPTAHFVTIARGTFSKALDFGDLAGSFLPLLLAVPVLLGLGTILLKKQAG; encoded by the coding sequence ATGAAAACGCCCGCGTTGGAACGGCACGGAGAGGCGGCCGAACCATTGGCGCCGGTTGTGACGCTGGCCTTTGTCAGCCTGCGCTACGGCAAGAGGGAGGCTCTGCGCGACATCAACCTCGACGTTCCTGCCGGTTGCATGGTCGGACTGATCGGCCCGGACGGTGTCGGCAAGTCCAGCCTCCTCTCGCTGATTGCAGGCGTGCATAAGATGCAGCGGGGCAAGGTCGAGGTGCTGGGCGGTGACATCGCCTCCCGCCGCCATCGTGACAATATCTGCCCGCGTATCGCCTACATGCCGCAGGGTCTCGGCAAGAACCTCTACCCGACCCTCTCCGTGACCGAGAATGTCGATTTTTTTGCCCGCCTGTTCGGCCAGGACCGGAACGAGCGACAGCGCCGTATCGATGATCTGCTGCGGCGAACGGGGCTTTCGCCCTTTCCGGATCGCCCTGCCGGAAAACTCTCCGGCGGTATGAAACAGAAGCTCGGCCTCTGCTGCGCCCTGGTGCATGATCCGGATCTGCTGATCCTGGACGAACCCACCACCGGCGTCGATCCCCTGTCGCGACGCCAGTTCTGGGAGCTGATCGACCACATCCGCAGCGACCGGCCGTGGATGAGCGTCATCGTCGCGACCGCCTATATGGAAGAGGCGGAACGGTTCGACTGGCTGGTGGCGATGGATGGCGGCCGTGTGCTGGCCACCGGCTCTCCGGCTGAACTCCTCGCCAGGACGCACACCAAGACCCTGGATGCGGCCTTCGTGGAACTGCTGCCGGAGGAAAAGCGCCAGGGGCACCAGACACTCGTCATTCCGCCGCGCGCGCTGAGCACAGGCCCGGACGACATCGCGATCGAAGCGGATAACCTGACCATGCGGTTCGGCGATTTTACCGCCGTCGACACTGTCAGCTTCCGAATCCGCAAGGGCGAGATCTTCGGGTTCCTCGGCTCGAACGGCTGCGGCAAGACGACGACGATGAAGATGCTGACGGGCCTTCTGCCGGCGACGGAAGGAACGGCGCGGCTGTTCGGCAAGCCGGTCGATCCGAAGGACATGGAGGTGCGCCGCAGGGTTGGCTATATGAGCCAGGCCTTTTCCCTCTATTCGGAACTGACGGTGCGCCAGAACCTCGATCTGCATGCGCGTCTGTTCCGCATGGAGCCCGCCCGGATCGGAGCGCGGATCGAGGAGATGCTGGCGAGGTTCGATCTGTCCGAAGTGGTCGACAGTCTGCCGGATGCCCTGCCGCTCGGCATCCGCCAGCGCCTGTCGCTGGCGGTCGCGATGATCCACGGGCCGGATATCCTGATCCTCGACGAACCGACCTCCGGTGTCGATCCGGTGGCGCGCGACGGCTTCTGGCAGATCCTTGCCGACCTGTCGCGCAAGGACAATGTGACGATCTTCGTCTCGACGCATTTCATGAACGAAGCGGAGCTGTGCGACCGCATATCCCTGATGCATGCGGGCAAGGTGCTGGTCAGCGATACGCCGAAGGCGATCGTGGACCAGCGACAGGCAGCGACCCTGGAAGAGGCCTTCATCGGCCATCTGGAGGATGCGATCGGCGATCGGCCCACCGCACCAGACGCGACGGAAAAAGTCATTGCCGAGGAACAGTCCGTGCCGCCTCCGGCGACACCAACCCGCCGTCCGCCGGTCTTCGATGTCCGGCGCATGCTCGCTTATTCGCAGCGCGAGGCGTTGGAACTGAAACGCGATCCCATCCGGGCGACGCTTGCCATCATCGGCAGCGTCATCCTGATGTTCGTCATCGGCTACGGCATCAATCTCGATGTCGACAACCTGACCTATGCGGTGCTCGACCGCGACGATACGACGGTGAGCCGCGATTACGCGCTGCAGATCGCCGGATCGCGCTACTTCATCGAGAAACCGCCGATCCGCGACTACGAGGATCTCGACCAACGCATGCGCAGCGGCGAACTCAGCCTCGCCATCGAAATCCCGCCGGGATTCGGCCGGGACATCGCGCGGGGCACAGGTCCGGTCGAGATCGCCGCCTGGATCGATGGCGCCATGCCCGCTCGCGCCGAAACGGTCCAGGGCTATGTGCAGGGCATCCACGCGGCCTGGCTGGCGCAGAAGGCGCGCGAGCTCTACGGCGATGCCGCAACCCGAGGCAAGTTCACGTTGGAAATCCGTTACCGTTACAATCCCGGCATCGAAAGCCTGATTGCCATGGTCCCGGCCGTCATTCCGCTTCTCTTGATGCTGATTCCGGCCATGCTGACGGCCCTCAGCGTGGTGCGCGAGAAGGAACTCGGCTCGATTCTCAATTTCTATGCGACCCCGGTCAGCCGACTGGAATTCCTTCTCGGCAAGCAGTTTCCCTATGTCGTGCTGGCGTTTCTCAACTACCTGATGCTGGTGGCTTTTGCCGTCTTCATCTTTCGCGTTCCGTTGACGGGCAGTTTCCTCACGCTCTCGGCCGCAGCGCTTCTGTATGTCCTCGCATCGACGACCATCGGCCTGCTGATCTCAAGCTTCATCAAGTCGCAGATCGCAGCGATTTTCGCGACGGCGCTGATCACCCTCATTCCGGCTGTCCAGTATTCCGGCATGATCGATCCCGTCTCCTCGTTGCAAGGCGCGGGCGCCATTATCGGCCGCATTTATCCGACCGCCCATTTCGTCACCATCGCCCGCGGCACCTTCTCCAAGGCGCTCGATTTCGGCGACCTTGCCGGCTCCTTCCTGCCGCTGCTCCTGGCCGTGCCCGTCCTGCTCGGGCTCGGCACCATCCTCCTCAAGAAGCAGGCGGGTTGA